One stretch of Candidatus Falkowbacteria bacterium DNA includes these proteins:
- the ruvC gene encoding crossover junction endodeoxyribonuclease RuvC, protein MSKQKVILGIDPGYGLTGFGVIKVKGSVFECVDYGVIKTHKDEEFVQRLKYLSKDLKSIIKKYNPDLVAVEELFFFKNVKTAIKVGQARGVILLTAVEAGKPIVEFTPLQVKQAITSYGRAEKAQVQQMVKVFLNLEKIPKPDDAADALAVAICAANSDKLKS, encoded by the coding sequence ATGTCTAAACAAAAAGTAATTCTCGGAATCGACCCAGGCTATGGCCTCACTGGTTTTGGCGTGATTAAAGTTAAAGGATCTGTGTTTGAATGTGTTGATTATGGAGTTATCAAAACCCATAAAGATGAGGAGTTTGTTCAGCGTTTAAAATACTTGAGTAAAGATTTAAAATCAATAATTAAAAAATATAATCCAGATTTGGTGGCAGTTGAAGAACTTTTCTTTTTTAAAAATGTAAAAACTGCGATTAAGGTTGGTCAGGCACGAGGCGTGATTTTGCTAACAGCGGTCGAAGCTGGCAAGCCTATTGTTGAGTTTACACCTCTTCAGGTTAAACAAGCCATAACTAGTTATGGCCGAGCTGAAAAGGCGCAAGTTCAGCAGATGGTTAAAGTGTTTTTGAATTTAGAAAAGATTCCAAAGCCAGATGACGCAGCCGATGCTTTAGCGGTGGCTATCTGCGCAGCTAATTCAGATAAGTTAAAAAGTTAA
- a CDS encoding ATP-grasp domain-containing protein, with amino-acid sequence MKTSPYVKVVLNEAEKFGIKARRIGNSKSIFALQRKNKFTYVYQTLTELVSDPYYTIAANKFLTSYTLKKAGFPVPEFKLIKDYSEAINFLKRHKKIVIKPLSANRGKGITIGIKTEEDLRRAVNFALKHTSKKKLQKTYSKCVLAEKAVPGDDHRILVIDYKHIFAIKKIPAYVIGNGKDTIRQLINRKNREKKEHKRKIVIDESLEHVLARQDLNLQDVPIMDDRVFVRRTANLATGGETIDITDKVNPNIKKMAIDAAKALQMTVAGFDFMCRDYTKDKGFFIEVNPIPGFMMHHYPHQGRKRNPAKKLIQMLIKHHKI; translated from the coding sequence ATGAAAACATCTCCTTACGTAAAAGTAGTATTAAATGAGGCTGAGAAGTTTGGCATTAAAGCTAGACGTATTGGCAATAGTAAGAGTATTTTTGCGTTGCAAAGAAAAAATAAATTTACTTATGTTTATCAAACATTAACTGAATTGGTTAGTGATCCTTATTATACAATTGCTGCAAATAAGTTTTTGACCAGTTATACTCTTAAAAAAGCTGGTTTTCCGGTTCCTGAATTCAAATTAATCAAGGATTATAGTGAAGCGATAAATTTTCTAAAAAGACACAAGAAAATAGTTATCAAGCCTTTGTCTGCCAACCGAGGAAAAGGTATTACAATTGGTATTAAAACCGAGGAGGATCTTCGTCGAGCTGTTAATTTTGCATTGAAACATACCAGTAAGAAGAAACTACAAAAAACTTATTCAAAGTGTGTGTTAGCGGAAAAGGCCGTACCTGGCGATGATCACCGCATTTTGGTTATTGACTATAAACATATTTTTGCAATAAAAAAAATACCAGCTTACGTCATTGGTAATGGTAAAGATACAATTCGTCAGTTGATTAATAGAAAAAACAGAGAGAAAAAAGAACACAAGCGAAAAATTGTGATAGATGAATCACTGGAGCATGTATTGGCTCGTCAGGATTTAAATTTACAAGATGTTCCGATTATGGATGACCGAGTTTTTGTGCGGCGAACTGCAAATTTGGCAACTGGTGGTGAAACTATTGATATTACTGATAAAGTGAATCCTAACATAAAAAAAATGGCCATTGATGCTGCCAAAGCATTGCAGATGACAGTTGCTGGCTTTGATTTTATGTGTCGTGATTATACCAAGGATAAGGGGTTTTTTATTGAAGTTAATCCAATTCCTGGATTTATGATGCATCATTATCCTCATCAAGGCAGGAAAAGAAATCCAGCAAAAAAACTAATTCAAATGTTAATTAAACATCACAAGATATGA
- a CDS encoding four helix bundle protein, whose protein sequence is MNAYQEKLKKLMNDYVHFVYRITRNFPKQEMYSSVSQFRRAALSIILNYIEGYARRKTLVRLNHLEISLGSFKESSYLLEFSLVEEFISKEEYEEGTKLEKEIGAMLWTELTNLEKSIRKK, encoded by the coding sequence ATGAATGCATATCAAGAAAAACTGAAGAAATTGATGAATGATTATGTTCATTTTGTTTATAGGATAACAAGAAACTTTCCAAAGCAAGAAATGTATAGCTCAGTATCACAGTTTCGAAGAGCAGCTTTGTCAATAATACTAAATTATATTGAAGGCTATGCCAGAAGAAAGACATTGGTAAGACTTAATCATTTGGAAATCAGTTTAGGGTCATTTAAGGAGTCAAGTTATCTTTTGGAATTCTCATTAGTTGAAGAGTTTATTTCGAAAGAGGAGTATGAAGAGGGAACTAAGCTGGAAAAAGAGATCGGAGCTATGTTATGGACCGAGCTTACTAATTTAGAGAAGAGTATTCGCAAAAAGTGA
- a CDS encoding YebC/PmpR family DNA-binding transcriptional regulator, with amino-acid sequence MSGHSKWDKIHRQKGATDAARGNLFTKLSRNISVAARGGGDPDMNFSLKIAIDKAKASNMPKDKIENAIKRGTGELGGAVIEEVLYEAYGPGGMPLLIEGVTDNKNRTTPEVKAILTKNGGSLGAQNSVKWMFEHKGVIRVDLAKLEDKDELMMEVIDLGADDVEEEEGGLTIETSFSNFEKVRKELENKSIKLDYAEMEWVAKDKQEVNEQSAEKIERIMDLLEAHDDVNGVYTNIE; translated from the coding sequence ATGAGCGGACATTCTAAGTGGGACAAAATTCATCGTCAAAAAGGAGCAACTGATGCAGCTCGCGGTAATTTATTTACAAAACTTTCAAGAAATATTTCGGTCGCGGCTCGGGGTGGTGGCGATCCAGATATGAATTTTTCCTTAAAGATAGCAATTGACAAGGCCAAGGCTAGCAACATGCCCAAGGACAAAATTGAAAATGCAATCAAACGTGGGACCGGTGAACTTGGTGGTGCGGTTATTGAGGAGGTTTTGTATGAAGCTTATGGTCCAGGGGGAATGCCTTTATTGATTGAAGGAGTGACCGATAATAAAAATCGAACTACGCCAGAAGTGAAAGCTATTCTTACCAAAAACGGAGGTTCACTGGGAGCTCAAAACTCTGTTAAATGGATGTTTGAACACAAAGGAGTTATTCGTGTCGATTTAGCTAAACTGGAAGATAAAGATGAATTAATGATGGAAGTGATTGATTTAGGCGCTGATGATGTGGAGGAAGAAGAAGGTGGTCTAACAATTGAGACTAGTTTTTCTAATTTTGAAAAGGTAAGAAAAGAATTGGAAAATAAAAGCATTAAACTTGATTATGCGGAAATGGAATGGGTAGCTAAAGATAAGCAGGAAGTTAATGAACAATCGGCTGAGAAGATTGAGAGGATCATGGATTTGCTTGAAGCTCACGATGATGTGAATGGCGTTTATACTAATATCGAGTAA
- a CDS encoding PKD domain-containing protein, translating into MKKIIILMVLTILLCPGFALAQDEIDTTPLLKAVAGQDRNVVVYHQVIFSALGSITNNVDQVEYRWDFGDGYWANGKEVTHTYDNSGVYRVKLELKAVAGEDQLTGVDEIIVNVDKDVMILISDVNLEPEKLQAVQTIASAQGTLVVDFQVKDEVDYIAEKELAQKILKSKEDIRQASSIVVWTKNNVGLNALLEVAQDLTKASDENGSNLDSFGFANKYFVVITDQNFSATARLGQSVYNLISPQFIVLTRADAMNEVFSTTDFPGLLNRLKYGQTDYRLVGLHTQRDVNRLKWSNFVSYFVSYMVDNGVALNTIYLILVLPIIATVIAFFRQIIGVKAMGIYMPSIVAVSFLVTGLKYGLALFLMTLIVGTVSRLLARKVRLSYLPRMAIVLTMVSFSIFLAFLLGASMNKTGLLEISIFPILVMVLLTEKFISVQIERGHKSAIVLVIETLFLSIICYWLVSWQFMRTFILGYPEFILGTIILNVLIGKWTGLRLTEYYRFRKVIKNVELATKK; encoded by the coding sequence ATGAAGAAAATTATTATATTAATGGTATTAACAATTCTACTTTGTCCAGGTTTTGCGTTGGCACAAGACGAAATTGATACTACTCCATTGTTGAAAGCGGTGGCTGGGCAGGATAGAAACGTAGTTGTTTACCACCAAGTTATTTTCTCAGCTTTGGGTTCAATTACTAATAATGTAGACCAAGTTGAATATCGTTGGGATTTTGGTGATGGTTATTGGGCAAATGGCAAAGAGGTCACACATACCTATGACAACTCCGGTGTTTATAGAGTCAAGCTGGAGCTCAAGGCAGTAGCAGGAGAAGATCAATTGACTGGAGTGGATGAGATTATTGTTAATGTTGATAAGGATGTAATGATTCTTATTAGTGACGTAAATCTTGAGCCAGAAAAATTACAAGCGGTACAAACGATTGCTTCTGCACAGGGTACTCTTGTTGTTGATTTTCAAGTCAAAGATGAAGTTGATTATATTGCAGAAAAAGAATTAGCTCAAAAAATATTAAAAAGTAAAGAGGACATCAGACAAGCTAGTTCAATTGTAGTTTGGACAAAAAACAATGTTGGGCTTAATGCGTTATTGGAAGTCGCGCAAGACTTGACCAAGGCATCGGACGAGAATGGAAGTAACCTAGATAGTTTTGGTTTTGCAAATAAATACTTTGTGGTCATTACTGATCAAAATTTTTCAGCTACAGCTCGCTTGGGACAGAGCGTTTATAATTTAATTTCACCACAATTTATTGTTTTGACTCGGGCGGACGCTATGAATGAAGTATTTTCCACGACTGATTTTCCTGGCCTTCTAAATCGATTAAAATATGGACAAACTGATTACCGGCTAGTTGGCCTACATACTCAGCGGGATGTTAATCGTTTAAAGTGGTCAAATTTTGTTTCGTATTTTGTTAGTTACATGGTTGATAACGGTGTAGCCTTGAATACAATTTATTTAATTTTAGTTTTGCCAATCATCGCTACGGTGATTGCTTTTTTTCGTCAAATTATCGGAGTCAAGGCTATGGGTATTTACATGCCTTCTATTGTGGCAGTTTCTTTTTTGGTCACAGGCTTAAAATATGGTTTAGCATTGTTTCTAATGACACTAATTGTAGGAACGGTGAGTCGTTTGTTGGCACGCAAAGTTCGGTTGTCTTACTTACCGAGAATGGCGATTGTTTTGACTATGGTAAGTTTTTCGATTTTCTTGGCGTTTTTATTAGGTGCCTCGATGAACAAAACGGGACTTTTGGAAATTTCTATATTCCCTATTTTGGTGATGGTGCTCTTGACTGAAAAGTTTATTTCAGTACAAATTGAAAGAGGTCACAAAAGCGCAATTGTTTTAGTTATAGAGACTTTATTTTTATCAATTATATGTTATTGGCTGGTCAGTTGGCAGTTTATGAGAACGTTTATTCTTGGTTACCCAGAGTTTATTTTAGGTACCATAATTTTGAATGTTTTGATTGGAAAATGGACTGGCTTACGTTTAACTGAATATTATCGTTTTAGAAAGGTTATAAAAAATGTTGAGTTGGCTACAAAAAAGTAA